Proteins from one Candidatus Bathyarchaeota archaeon genomic window:
- the hisS gene encoding histidine--tRNA ligase, with translation MTKNQTVRGMRDFLPSDAEKLRYVEAVAKKVAGLHGFEEIITPLVEHYDLLAAKSGEEIKARMYSFEDLGGRKLALRPEFTASIARLMASTLRNEPKPLRLFSTGTLYRYDEPQFGRYREFWQSNFEIIGSSRPEADVEVLSLTNHLLQKLGLSNFWFKIGHVGILRGLLSEEGVRDEHQNSVMQLLDAKRWNEALRTAEEFGVSRKGLSALKEVFEAKGKDASKVLTEVKKKLEEYESAVTAVDNLQQIIELCKESGVKFNMSIETGFARGLEYYTGMIFEPLVPEMEISLGGGGRYDKLVELFGGEPTPAVGVAHGLDRIALAIDKQNVTLKISKKIVAVIPIGEEAVSKAFAIALQLRKRGIAVELEVMGRTVSRALQDADRRKMAYAVILGPKELEKGKVMLRDMEKRQQRPINIDDISEEVSKKMS, from the coding sequence ATGACCAAAAATCAGACTGTTCGAGGAATGCGGGATTTTCTGCCATCAGACGCAGAAAAACTGAGGTATGTAGAGGCTGTCGCAAAAAAAGTTGCAGGTCTGCACGGCTTCGAGGAAATAATTACACCACTTGTGGAGCATTATGATTTATTGGCCGCGAAGTCCGGAGAAGAAATTAAAGCCCGTATGTATTCTTTTGAAGATCTGGGTGGACGAAAATTAGCTTTGAGACCGGAATTTACCGCTTCCATTGCAAGATTGATGGCTAGCACCTTGCGGAACGAACCAAAGCCCTTGAGACTTTTTTCAACAGGCACTTTATACCGGTATGACGAGCCACAGTTTGGCCGTTACCGAGAGTTTTGGCAATCAAACTTCGAAATTATCGGTAGCAGCCGACCTGAAGCAGACGTAGAAGTTCTATCCCTCACTAACCATCTCCTGCAAAAACTTGGACTTTCCAATTTTTGGTTCAAAATCGGTCACGTAGGAATCCTGCGTGGACTGTTGTCTGAGGAAGGCGTAAGAGACGAACATCAAAATAGCGTGATGCAGCTTTTAGACGCCAAACGGTGGAACGAAGCGCTTAGAACCGCTGAAGAATTTGGCGTTTCAAGAAAGGGTCTATCAGCTTTGAAAGAGGTTTTTGAAGCTAAGGGAAAAGATGCTTCCAAAGTCTTGACTGAAGTAAAGAAAAAGCTAGAGGAATATGAGAGTGCAGTTACAGCAGTAGATAACCTGCAGCAAATCATTGAGTTATGCAAAGAAAGCGGAGTTAAATTCAACATGTCAATTGAAACAGGATTTGCACGAGGCTTAGAATACTATACTGGAATGATTTTCGAGCCGCTTGTACCTGAGATGGAGATTTCACTAGGCGGCGGTGGACGATATGATAAACTCGTTGAACTATTTGGAGGTGAGCCTACACCGGCAGTAGGAGTTGCTCACGGGCTGGATCGTATCGCGCTGGCAATAGACAAACAAAACGTCACGCTGAAGATTTCTAAGAAAATCGTGGCGGTTATTCCCATTGGTGAAGAGGCAGTTTCCAAAGCTTTTGCAATAGCGTTGCAGCTAAGAAAAAGGGGAATAGCCGTAGAATTAGAGGTTATGGGGCGAACAGTTTCGCGAGCGTTACAGGATGCTGACAGAAGGAAAATGGCGTACGCTGTTATTTTAGGTCCGAAGGAGCTTGAAAAAGGTAAAGTGATGCTGCGAGACATGGAAAAGCGTCAGCAACGCCCAATCAACATTGATGACATATCTGAAGAAGTTTCGAAGAAGATGAGTTAG
- a CDS encoding CPBP family intramembrane metalloprotease yields MTSSLSETLQKLLFAIIFIVGFFIILTYMLSMGLGILVFFSTAEGLTFSQGPIRLYPLLIVDVEITINAGLYFLFLWWIFALCFAAAWRYTDDLPSRVREFFSVDTKRSPFSNNLLAMPAITSMLLVVTIVLHFFQTQSGIPIGEPRITEPFLDFLRFSRAPLVEEILFRIIPIGAFLATYIFVAGKRTRPDFSWSQRLKTCILSVLQPEKAKKMIGLRTIGEAGLLGGIFWAEWMMIFLTAFLFGIAHYFGGWELGKIAPATVSGAVFALAYLYYGVQAPILLHWYFNFYFSIFVLSLDYYSAEIDFLSLSWLANIFLGAFLWVALIIFGVIAIFELVRRKPKAIPVPEPPPTNI; encoded by the coding sequence ATGACCTCAAGTTTATCTGAAACACTTCAAAAACTTCTTTTCGCCATCATTTTCATAGTCGGTTTTTTCATCATCCTAACATACATGCTTTCAATGGGCTTGGGGATTCTGGTTTTTTTCTCCACTGCAGAAGGGCTAACATTCAGCCAAGGACCAATAAGACTATACCCCTTGCTCATTGTAGATGTGGAGATAACCATAAACGCTGGGCTCTATTTTTTATTTCTCTGGTGGATATTTGCTCTTTGTTTTGCCGCCGCTTGGAGGTACACGGACGATCTTCCCAGCAGAGTCCGAGAATTCTTTTCTGTCGATACTAAACGAAGTCCTTTCAGCAACAACTTGCTTGCTATGCCAGCAATAACATCCATGTTGCTAGTGGTCACAATCGTATTACATTTCTTTCAGACACAGAGTGGAATTCCCATAGGAGAGCCACGCATTACTGAGCCTTTCTTGGACTTCCTACGATTTTCGCGGGCTCCACTAGTCGAAGAGATATTGTTCCGGATAATTCCAATAGGAGCTTTCCTAGCGACTTACATTTTTGTTGCTGGAAAAAGGACAAGACCTGACTTTTCTTGGAGCCAACGATTAAAGACGTGCATTCTATCTGTTTTGCAGCCTGAAAAGGCTAAGAAGATGATCGGTTTGAGAACCATCGGTGAGGCTGGCTTGCTTGGGGGGATTTTCTGGGCCGAGTGGATGATGATATTCCTAACTGCTTTTCTTTTCGGTATCGCCCACTATTTTGGTGGTTGGGAGCTAGGTAAAATAGCTCCAGCAACAGTGAGCGGCGCAGTTTTTGCTTTGGCGTATCTTTACTATGGGGTTCAAGCGCCGATTTTGCTTCATTGGTATTTCAATTTTTACTTTTCCATTTTCGTTTTGTCACTGGATTACTATTCTGCTGAAATAGATTTTCTATCTCTTAGTTGGTTGGCAAACATTTTCTTAGGTGCATTTTTGTGGGTAGCACTAATCATCTTTGGCGTGATTGCGATTTTTGAGTTGGTAAGGCGAAAACCTAAAGCTATACCCGTTCCTGAACCGCCCCCTACAAACATCTAA